One segment of Chlorocebus sabaeus isolate Y175 chromosome 26, mChlSab1.0.hap1, whole genome shotgun sequence DNA contains the following:
- the MPI gene encoding mannose-6-phosphate isomerase isoform X2: MVFPLSCAVQQYAWGKMGSNSEVARLLASSDPQAQIAEDKPYAELWMGTHPRGDAKIFDNRISQKTLGQWIAENQDSLGSKVKDTFNGNLPFLFKVLSVETPLSIQAHPNKELAEKLHLQAPQHYPDANHKPEMAIALTPFQGLCGFRPVEEIVTFLKKVPEFQFLIGDEAATHLKQTMSHDSQAVASALQSCFSHLMKSEKKVVAEQLNLLVKRISQQVAAGNNMEDIFGELLLQLHQQYPGDIGCFAIYFLNLLNLKPGEAMFLEANVPHAYLKGDCVECMACSDNTVRAGLTPKFIDVPTLCEMLSYTPSSSKDRLFLPTRSQEDPYLSIYDPPVPDFAIMKMEVPGSVTEYKVLALDSASILLVVQGTVIASTPTTQTPIPLQRGGVLFIGANESVSLKLTEPKDLLIFRACCLL; this comes from the exons ATGG TATTCCCACTTTCCTGTGCGGTGCAGCAGTATGCCTGGGGGAAGATGGGTTCCAACAGCGAAGTGGCGCGGCTGTTGGCCAGCAGTGACCCACAGGCCCAGATCGCAGAGGACAAGCCCTATGCAGAG TTGTGGATGGGGACTCACCCCCGAGGGGATGCCAAGATCTTTGACAACCGCATCTCACAGAAGACCCTAGGCCAGTGGATTGCTGAGAACCAGGACAGCTTGGGCTCAAAGGTCAAGGACACCTTTAATGGCAATCTGCCCTTCCTCTTCAAAGTGCTCTCAGTTGAAACACCCCTGTCCATCCAGGCACACCCTAACAAG GAGCTGGCAGAGAAGCTGCACCTCCAGGCTCCACAGCACTACCCCGATGCCAACCACAAGCCAGAGATGGCCATTGCCCTCACCCCCTTCCAGGGCTTGTGTGGCTTCCGGCCAGTTGAGGAGATTGTAACCTTTCTGAAGA AGGTGCCTGAGTTTCAGTTCCTGATTGGAGATGAGGCAGCAACACACCTGAAACAGACCATGAGCCATGACTCCCAGGCTGTGGCCTCTGCTCTGCAGAGCTGTTTCTCCCACCTGATGAAGAGTGAGAAGAAGGTGGTGGCGGAACAGCTCAACCTGTTGGTGAAGCGGATCTCCCAGCAAG TGGCTGCTGGAAACAACATGGAAGACATCTTTGGGGAGCTTTTGCTGCAGCTGCACCAGCAATACCCAGGTGATATCGGCTGCTTTGCCATCTACTTCCTGAACCTGCTTAACCTGAAGCCTGGGGAGGCCATGTTTCTGGAGGCCAATGTGCCCCATGCCTACCTGAAAGGAG ACTGCGTGGAGTGCATGGCGTGTTCAGACAACACAGTTCGTGCTGGCCTGACACCCAAGTTCATTGATGTGCCAACCCTGTGTGAAATGCTCAGCTATACCCCTAGCTCCAGCAAGGACAGGCTCTTTCTCCCAACACGGAGTCAGGAAGACCCCTACCTCTCAATCTATGACCCCCCTGTACCAGACTTCGCCATTATGAAGATGGAG GTCCCTGGCTCTGTCACTGAATACAAGGTCTTGGCACTGGACTCTGCCAGCATCCTCCTGGTGGTACAGGGGACAGTGATAGCCAGCACACCCACAACCCAGACACCAATCCCTCTGCAGCGTGGTGGCGTGCTCTTCATTGGGGCCAATGAGAGTGTCTCACTGAAGCTTACTGAGCCGAAGGACCTGCTGATATTCCGTGCCTGCTGTCTGCTGTAG
- the FAM219B gene encoding protein FAM219B isoform X3 gives MATVELSGRAVRLSTPGPRPSGARDRAPGAAGPPSGQIGNRALRLGERTPAAVEKRGPYMVTRAPSIQAKLQKHRDLAKAVLRRKGMLGASPNRPDSSGKRSVKFNKGYTALSQSPDENLVSLDSDSDGELESRYSSGYSSAEVNQDVSRQLLQDGYHLDEIPDDEDLDLIPPKPMASSACSCCWCCLGDSSSCTLQ, from the exons ATGGCGACCGTGGAGCTCAGCGGGCGCGCGGTGCGGTTGTCTACCCCGGGACCCCGGCCTAGCGGGGCTCGGGACCGCGCGCCGGGAGCTGCGGGGCCACCCTCCGGGCAGATTGGTAATAGAGCCCTCCGTCTGGGGGAGCGCACCCCCGCGGCCGTGGAGAAGCGGGGGCCATACATGGTGACGCGCGCACCCTCCATTCAAGCCAAGCTGC AGAAGCACCGGGACCTGGCCAAGGCCGTTCTGCGGAGAAAAGGCATGCTGGGGGCCTCGCCGAACCGCCCAGACTCTTCAGGGAAAAG GTCAGTGAAGTTTAACAAGGGCTATACTGCTCTTAGCCAGAGTCCAGATGAAAACTTGGTGTCCCTCGACTCTGACAG TGATGGGGAGCTGGAATCCAGATACTCCTCCGGGTATTCCTCTGCAGAG GTGAACCAGGATGTGAGCCggcagctgcttcaggatggGTATCACCTGGATGAGATTCCAGATGACGAGGACTTGGACCTCATCCCCCCTAAGCCCATGGCCTCTTCAGCATGCTCCTGCTGCTGGTGCTGTCTTGGGGACTCTTCCTCCTGTACCCTCCAGTAG
- the MPI gene encoding mannose-6-phosphate isomerase isoform X3: MPGGRWVPTAKWRGCWPAVTHRPRSQRTSPMQSFLSFQLWMGTHPRGDAKIFDNRISQKTLGQWIAENQDSLGSKVKDTFNGNLPFLFKVLSVETPLSIQAHPNKELAEKLHLQAPQHYPDANHKPEMAIALTPFQGLCGFRPVEEIVTFLKKVPEFQFLIGDEAATHLKQTMSHDSQAVASALQSCFSHLMKSEKKVVAEQLNLLVKRISQQVAAGNNMEDIFGELLLQLHQQYPGDIGCFAIYFLNLLNLKPGEAMFLEANVPHAYLKGDCVECMACSDNTVRAGLTPKFIDVPTLCEMLSYTPSSSKDRLFLPTRSQEDPYLSIYDPPVPDFAIMKMEVPGSVTEYKVLALDSASILLVVQGTVIASTPTTQTPIPLQRGGVLFIGANESVSLKLTEPKDLLIFRACCLL; this comes from the exons ATGCCTGGGGGAAGATGGGTTCCAACAGCGAAGTGGCGCGGCTGTTGGCCAGCAGTGACCCACAGGCCCAGATCGCAGAGGACAAGCCCTATGCAGAG TTTCCTGTCTTTCCAGTTGTGGATGGGGACTCACCCCCGAGGGGATGCCAAGATCTTTGACAACCGCATCTCACAGAAGACCCTAGGCCAGTGGATTGCTGAGAACCAGGACAGCTTGGGCTCAAAGGTCAAGGACACCTTTAATGGCAATCTGCCCTTCCTCTTCAAAGTGCTCTCAGTTGAAACACCCCTGTCCATCCAGGCACACCCTAACAAG GAGCTGGCAGAGAAGCTGCACCTCCAGGCTCCACAGCACTACCCCGATGCCAACCACAAGCCAGAGATGGCCATTGCCCTCACCCCCTTCCAGGGCTTGTGTGGCTTCCGGCCAGTTGAGGAGATTGTAACCTTTCTGAAGA AGGTGCCTGAGTTTCAGTTCCTGATTGGAGATGAGGCAGCAACACACCTGAAACAGACCATGAGCCATGACTCCCAGGCTGTGGCCTCTGCTCTGCAGAGCTGTTTCTCCCACCTGATGAAGAGTGAGAAGAAGGTGGTGGCGGAACAGCTCAACCTGTTGGTGAAGCGGATCTCCCAGCAAG TGGCTGCTGGAAACAACATGGAAGACATCTTTGGGGAGCTTTTGCTGCAGCTGCACCAGCAATACCCAGGTGATATCGGCTGCTTTGCCATCTACTTCCTGAACCTGCTTAACCTGAAGCCTGGGGAGGCCATGTTTCTGGAGGCCAATGTGCCCCATGCCTACCTGAAAGGAG ACTGCGTGGAGTGCATGGCGTGTTCAGACAACACAGTTCGTGCTGGCCTGACACCCAAGTTCATTGATGTGCCAACCCTGTGTGAAATGCTCAGCTATACCCCTAGCTCCAGCAAGGACAGGCTCTTTCTCCCAACACGGAGTCAGGAAGACCCCTACCTCTCAATCTATGACCCCCCTGTACCAGACTTCGCCATTATGAAGATGGAG GTCCCTGGCTCTGTCACTGAATACAAGGTCTTGGCACTGGACTCTGCCAGCATCCTCCTGGTGGTACAGGGGACAGTGATAGCCAGCACACCCACAACCCAGACACCAATCCCTCTGCAGCGTGGTGGCGTGCTCTTCATTGGGGCCAATGAGAGTGTCTCACTGAAGCTTACTGAGCCGAAGGACCTGCTGATATTCCGTGCCTGCTGTCTGCTGTAG
- the MPI gene encoding mannose-6-phosphate isomerase isoform X4: MGSNSEVARLLASSDPQAQIAEDKPYAELWMGTHPRGDAKIFDNRISQKTLGQWIAENQDSLGSKVKDTFNGNLPFLFKVLSVETPLSIQAHPNKELAEKLHLQAPQHYPDANHKPEMAIALTPFQGLCGFRPVEEIVTFLKKVPEFQFLIGDEAATHLKQTMSHDSQAVASALQSCFSHLMKSEKKVVAEQLNLLVKRISQQVAAGNNMEDIFGELLLQLHQQYPGDIGCFAIYFLNLLNLKPGEAMFLEANVPHAYLKGDCVECMACSDNTVRAGLTPKFIDVPTLCEMLSYTPSSSKDRLFLPTRSQEDPYLSIYDPPVPDFAIMKMEVPGSVTEYKVLALDSASILLVVQGTVIASTPTTQTPIPLQRGGVLFIGANESVSLKLTEPKDLLIFRACCLL, translated from the exons ATGGGTTCCAACAGCGAAGTGGCGCGGCTGTTGGCCAGCAGTGACCCACAGGCCCAGATCGCAGAGGACAAGCCCTATGCAGAG TTGTGGATGGGGACTCACCCCCGAGGGGATGCCAAGATCTTTGACAACCGCATCTCACAGAAGACCCTAGGCCAGTGGATTGCTGAGAACCAGGACAGCTTGGGCTCAAAGGTCAAGGACACCTTTAATGGCAATCTGCCCTTCCTCTTCAAAGTGCTCTCAGTTGAAACACCCCTGTCCATCCAGGCACACCCTAACAAG GAGCTGGCAGAGAAGCTGCACCTCCAGGCTCCACAGCACTACCCCGATGCCAACCACAAGCCAGAGATGGCCATTGCCCTCACCCCCTTCCAGGGCTTGTGTGGCTTCCGGCCAGTTGAGGAGATTGTAACCTTTCTGAAGA AGGTGCCTGAGTTTCAGTTCCTGATTGGAGATGAGGCAGCAACACACCTGAAACAGACCATGAGCCATGACTCCCAGGCTGTGGCCTCTGCTCTGCAGAGCTGTTTCTCCCACCTGATGAAGAGTGAGAAGAAGGTGGTGGCGGAACAGCTCAACCTGTTGGTGAAGCGGATCTCCCAGCAAG TGGCTGCTGGAAACAACATGGAAGACATCTTTGGGGAGCTTTTGCTGCAGCTGCACCAGCAATACCCAGGTGATATCGGCTGCTTTGCCATCTACTTCCTGAACCTGCTTAACCTGAAGCCTGGGGAGGCCATGTTTCTGGAGGCCAATGTGCCCCATGCCTACCTGAAAGGAG ACTGCGTGGAGTGCATGGCGTGTTCAGACAACACAGTTCGTGCTGGCCTGACACCCAAGTTCATTGATGTGCCAACCCTGTGTGAAATGCTCAGCTATACCCCTAGCTCCAGCAAGGACAGGCTCTTTCTCCCAACACGGAGTCAGGAAGACCCCTACCTCTCAATCTATGACCCCCCTGTACCAGACTTCGCCATTATGAAGATGGAG GTCCCTGGCTCTGTCACTGAATACAAGGTCTTGGCACTGGACTCTGCCAGCATCCTCCTGGTGGTACAGGGGACAGTGATAGCCAGCACACCCACAACCCAGACACCAATCCCTCTGCAGCGTGGTGGCGTGCTCTTCATTGGGGCCAATGAGAGTGTCTCACTGAAGCTTACTGAGCCGAAGGACCTGCTGATATTCCGTGCCTGCTGTCTGCTGTAG
- the MPI gene encoding mannose-6-phosphate isomerase isoform X1: protein MAAPRVFPLSCAVQQYAWGKMGSNSEVARLLASSDPQAQIAEDKPYAELWMGTHPRGDAKIFDNRISQKTLGQWIAENQDSLGSKVKDTFNGNLPFLFKVLSVETPLSIQAHPNKELAEKLHLQAPQHYPDANHKPEMAIALTPFQGLCGFRPVEEIVTFLKKVPEFQFLIGDEAATHLKQTMSHDSQAVASALQSCFSHLMKSEKKVVAEQLNLLVKRISQQVAAGNNMEDIFGELLLQLHQQYPGDIGCFAIYFLNLLNLKPGEAMFLEANVPHAYLKGDCVECMACSDNTVRAGLTPKFIDVPTLCEMLSYTPSSSKDRLFLPTRSQEDPYLSIYDPPVPDFAIMKMEVPGSVTEYKVLALDSASILLVVQGTVIASTPTTQTPIPLQRGGVLFIGANESVSLKLTEPKDLLIFRACCLL from the exons ATGGCGGCTCCGCGAG TATTCCCACTTTCCTGTGCGGTGCAGCAGTATGCCTGGGGGAAGATGGGTTCCAACAGCGAAGTGGCGCGGCTGTTGGCCAGCAGTGACCCACAGGCCCAGATCGCAGAGGACAAGCCCTATGCAGAG TTGTGGATGGGGACTCACCCCCGAGGGGATGCCAAGATCTTTGACAACCGCATCTCACAGAAGACCCTAGGCCAGTGGATTGCTGAGAACCAGGACAGCTTGGGCTCAAAGGTCAAGGACACCTTTAATGGCAATCTGCCCTTCCTCTTCAAAGTGCTCTCAGTTGAAACACCCCTGTCCATCCAGGCACACCCTAACAAG GAGCTGGCAGAGAAGCTGCACCTCCAGGCTCCACAGCACTACCCCGATGCCAACCACAAGCCAGAGATGGCCATTGCCCTCACCCCCTTCCAGGGCTTGTGTGGCTTCCGGCCAGTTGAGGAGATTGTAACCTTTCTGAAGA AGGTGCCTGAGTTTCAGTTCCTGATTGGAGATGAGGCAGCAACACACCTGAAACAGACCATGAGCCATGACTCCCAGGCTGTGGCCTCTGCTCTGCAGAGCTGTTTCTCCCACCTGATGAAGAGTGAGAAGAAGGTGGTGGCGGAACAGCTCAACCTGTTGGTGAAGCGGATCTCCCAGCAAG TGGCTGCTGGAAACAACATGGAAGACATCTTTGGGGAGCTTTTGCTGCAGCTGCACCAGCAATACCCAGGTGATATCGGCTGCTTTGCCATCTACTTCCTGAACCTGCTTAACCTGAAGCCTGGGGAGGCCATGTTTCTGGAGGCCAATGTGCCCCATGCCTACCTGAAAGGAG ACTGCGTGGAGTGCATGGCGTGTTCAGACAACACAGTTCGTGCTGGCCTGACACCCAAGTTCATTGATGTGCCAACCCTGTGTGAAATGCTCAGCTATACCCCTAGCTCCAGCAAGGACAGGCTCTTTCTCCCAACACGGAGTCAGGAAGACCCCTACCTCTCAATCTATGACCCCCCTGTACCAGACTTCGCCATTATGAAGATGGAG GTCCCTGGCTCTGTCACTGAATACAAGGTCTTGGCACTGGACTCTGCCAGCATCCTCCTGGTGGTACAGGGGACAGTGATAGCCAGCACACCCACAACCCAGACACCAATCCCTCTGCAGCGTGGTGGCGTGCTCTTCATTGGGGCCAATGAGAGTGTCTCACTGAAGCTTACTGAGCCGAAGGACCTGCTGATATTCCGTGCCTGCTGTCTGCTGTAG
- the FAM219B gene encoding protein FAM219B isoform X1 — protein MATVELSGRAVRLSTPGPRPSGARDRAPGAAGPPSGQIGNRALRLGERTPAAVEKRGPYMVTRAPSIQAKLQKHRDLAKAVLRRKGMLGASPNRPDSSGKRSVKFNKGYTALSQSPDENLVSLDSDSDGELESRYSSGYSSAEASPEHLSAQGQAAGSITTTVKCLFGARCQHSTVPDFWSVLQSSTLPSSPSGAGEPGCEPAAASGWVSPG, from the exons ATGGCGACCGTGGAGCTCAGCGGGCGCGCGGTGCGGTTGTCTACCCCGGGACCCCGGCCTAGCGGGGCTCGGGACCGCGCGCCGGGAGCTGCGGGGCCACCCTCCGGGCAGATTGGTAATAGAGCCCTCCGTCTGGGGGAGCGCACCCCCGCGGCCGTGGAGAAGCGGGGGCCATACATGGTGACGCGCGCACCCTCCATTCAAGCCAAGCTGC AGAAGCACCGGGACCTGGCCAAGGCCGTTCTGCGGAGAAAAGGCATGCTGGGGGCCTCGCCGAACCGCCCAGACTCTTCAGGGAAAAG GTCAGTGAAGTTTAACAAGGGCTATACTGCTCTTAGCCAGAGTCCAGATGAAAACTTGGTGTCCCTCGACTCTGACAG TGATGGGGAGCTGGAATCCAGATACTCCTCCGGGTATTCCTCTGCAGAGGCAAGTCCAGAGCACCTTTCTGCGCAGGGCCAGGCTGCAGGCAGCATTACCACCACTGTCAAATGCTTGTTTGGTGCCCGCTGTCAGCACAGCACTGTGCCAGACTTCTGGTCTGTTCTACAGTCTTCCACTCTGccctcttctcccagtggag CAGGTGAACCAGGATGTGAGCCggcagctgcttcaggatggGTATCACCTGGATGA
- the FAM219B gene encoding protein FAM219B isoform X2 produces the protein MATVELSGRAVRLSTPGPRPSGARDRAPGAAGPPSGQIGNRALRLGERTPAAVEKRGPYMVTRAPSIQAKLQKHRDLAKAVLRRKGMLGASPNRPDSSGKRSVKFNKGYTALSQSPDENLVSLDSDSDGELESRYSSGYSSAEQVNQDVSRQLLQDGYHLDEIPDDEDLDLIPPKPMASSACSCCWCCLGDSSSCTLQ, from the exons ATGGCGACCGTGGAGCTCAGCGGGCGCGCGGTGCGGTTGTCTACCCCGGGACCCCGGCCTAGCGGGGCTCGGGACCGCGCGCCGGGAGCTGCGGGGCCACCCTCCGGGCAGATTGGTAATAGAGCCCTCCGTCTGGGGGAGCGCACCCCCGCGGCCGTGGAGAAGCGGGGGCCATACATGGTGACGCGCGCACCCTCCATTCAAGCCAAGCTGC AGAAGCACCGGGACCTGGCCAAGGCCGTTCTGCGGAGAAAAGGCATGCTGGGGGCCTCGCCGAACCGCCCAGACTCTTCAGGGAAAAG GTCAGTGAAGTTTAACAAGGGCTATACTGCTCTTAGCCAGAGTCCAGATGAAAACTTGGTGTCCCTCGACTCTGACAG TGATGGGGAGCTGGAATCCAGATACTCCTCCGGGTATTCCTCTGCAGAG CAGGTGAACCAGGATGTGAGCCggcagctgcttcaggatggGTATCACCTGGATGAGATTCCAGATGACGAGGACTTGGACCTCATCCCCCCTAAGCCCATGGCCTCTTCAGCATGCTCCTGCTGCTGGTGCTGTCTTGGGGACTCTTCCTCCTGTACCCTCCAGTAG